One Algoriphagus sp. Y33 genomic window, GGTCAATAGCAATGCCTTGTTTTCTTAAAAAAAATCGAGAATGAAAGACATTTTTAAAATAAAGCATGTTGTACTTTCAGGTGGAGTAGGCAGCAGATTGTGGCCGCTATCGCGAAAGACAAAGCCTAAACAGTATTTAGACTTATTTTCCGGGAAATCATTGTTTCAACTATGTGTCGAGAGAAATGAGTTTTTAGATCCTGATTTAATTATAGTAGGTAACGGGGAAAATTATCAGCTTTCGCGTGACATTCTTGCCAAAATTCAGAAAAGTCAATATCGGGAAGTGATTGAAGCAATGCCAAAAAACACTGCGCCTGCTATTGCATTTGCAGCTTTTATGTCTAATCCTGATGATATTTTGTTAGTGACTCCTTCTGATCATTTGATAGAAAATGAAGAGCAGTATCATGCTAGTGTATATCGGGCAATAGAACTTGCAAAAAAAGAAAAGTTAGTTACTTTCGGAATTAAGCCTTCGAGAGCGGAAACAGCCTATGGTTATATTGAGTGTGACGGGGAGGAAGTAGTTGGTTTTCGCGAAAAACCAGGGAAAATGCTT contains:
- a CDS encoding mannose-1-phosphate guanylyltransferase → MKDIFKIKHVVLSGGVGSRLWPLSRKTKPKQYLDLFSGKSLFQLCVERNEFLDPDLIIVGNGENYQLSRDILAKIQKSQYREVIEAMPKNTAPAIAFAAFMSNPDDILLVTPSDHLIENEEQYHASVYRAIELAKKEKLVTFGIKPSRAETAYGYIECDGEEVVGFREKPGKMLAEEFLAAGDFLWNSGMFCFKASTFLDELKTYQPEMFLLTKAAFDAMNDGVLEKESNSLIPSISVDYAVMENSDNIAVIPSDFRWSDMGSFDALAEHLADKKELELDINGNFTIGCNRFVSFVGVSNVILVETPDAILVLDKNSSQDVKGIFEKLDKEDSILVK